The following proteins come from a genomic window of Pyxidicoccus sp. MSG2:
- a CDS encoding GAF domain-containing sensor histidine kinase gives MRRFQDPLPFEELSHDDALVLLEVVRELAHLRELEDIMALVRRAARQLSGADGVTFVLREGDLVHYADEEAISPLWKGRRFPIHACISGWVMLNRTPAVIEDIYADERIPADAYRPTFVKSLAMVPIRRAEPIGSIGAYWAERTTPGTRQVALLQALADSAAVAVENGRLYSAERAARQAAEAETRLRKELLAMVSHDLRNPLGVITMTTSLLGPLLAPLNGRARNHLDTINRSALRMDRLIHDLLDFAAIEAGSFRLAPVPLTITTLMEQAAELGPLAHERGIGLELRPPERDIAVRCDPDRIHQVFSNLVGNAVRYTPAGGLIQLAATIRESQVELSVSDTGTGIDPDVLPVLFDRVQRPPARVPGSGVGLGLSITRGIVEAHGGSLRVVSEVGRGTTFLFTLPTA, from the coding sequence TTGCGTAGGTTCCAGGACCCGCTTCCGTTCGAGGAGTTGTCACACGACGACGCGCTCGTGCTGCTGGAGGTCGTCCGTGAGCTCGCCCACCTACGGGAGCTCGAGGACATCATGGCGCTGGTGCGTCGCGCCGCCCGCCAATTGAGTGGCGCGGACGGTGTCACCTTCGTGCTGCGCGAGGGGGACCTCGTCCACTACGCGGACGAGGAGGCCATCTCCCCGCTGTGGAAGGGCCGCCGCTTCCCCATCCACGCGTGCATCTCCGGCTGGGTGATGCTCAACCGCACGCCGGCCGTCATCGAGGACATCTACGCCGACGAGCGCATCCCCGCCGACGCGTACCGTCCCACCTTCGTGAAGAGCCTGGCCATGGTGCCCATCCGCCGCGCGGAGCCCATTGGCTCCATTGGCGCGTACTGGGCGGAGCGCACCACGCCCGGAACGCGGCAGGTGGCGCTGCTCCAGGCCCTGGCGGACTCCGCCGCGGTCGCCGTGGAGAACGGGCGGCTCTATTCGGCGGAGCGCGCCGCGCGCCAGGCCGCGGAGGCCGAGACGCGGCTGCGCAAGGAATTGCTGGCCATGGTGTCCCACGATTTGCGCAACCCGCTGGGCGTCATCACCATGACGACGTCGCTGCTGGGCCCGCTGCTGGCCCCGCTCAACGGGCGCGCCCGCAACCACCTGGACACCATCAACCGCTCGGCGCTGCGCATGGACCGGCTCATCCATGACCTGCTGGACTTCGCGGCGATTGAAGCCGGCTCCTTCCGGCTGGCGCCCGTCCCGCTGACGATTACGACGCTGATGGAGCAGGCCGCGGAGCTGGGGCCGCTGGCCCATGAGCGCGGCATCGGCCTGGAACTCCGGCCGCCCGAGCGGGACATCGCCGTGCGGTGCGACCCGGACCGCATCCACCAGGTGTTCTCCAACCTGGTGGGCAATGCCGTCCGCTACACGCCCGCGGGCGGCCTCATCCAGCTCGCGGCCACCATCCGGGAGAGCCAGGTGGAGCTGAGCGTGTCGGACACCGGCACGGGCATCGATCCAGACGTGCTGCCCGTCCTGTTCGACCGCGTCCAGCGGCCGCCCGCACGCGTGCCCGGCAGCGGCGTGGGGCTGGGGCTCTCCATCACCCGCGGCATCGTCGAGGCCCATGGCGGCTCGCTCCGGGTGGTAAGCGAGGTGGGCCGGGGCACCACGTTCCTGTTCACCCTTCCCACGGCCTGA
- a CDS encoding trypsin-like serine peptidase translates to MYLPWTDARRKLLGALLCTLSVAACGPTPGAEPAATPTGTGKQPVVYGTDNRMDVYAHADATLRARAQQATVALMTPSEIDASNPNDVTFIADTLEDAYGLCSNQRFLNDLTPAFCSGTLIDDDLVLTAGHCVTNASECSDTRFVFNFYRTSASGMQTVTTQDIFSCSSIVVRQEATVNGRTLDFAIVRLDRAATPRFTPAPVRTAATALAVGANVAVIGSGSGIPFKIDSGGSVRNARASTLDYFVASTDTFGGNSGSGVYETGGYTVAGILVRGETDYRANGSCYIVNTCTETGCRGEDITYVKPAVDALCAASTSARLCNTTPPPSTNFTYTATNTNGATVGTTNKVVALTAGQKITVGTCGVTGSSFTGDTYLRLYGPAATEVSSNDDACGGRGSSLTFTAATAGNYEIRAGCYSTGSCGGTVAWTIETGTPPAGGSLAFNATNTNNAQQNTTNRDIALTAGQSIAFGTCTVAGASGTGDTYLRLYNAAGQQVVVNDDACGSLSYATYTVPTGAGGTYQLRAGCYGSTSCGGTVAWTIQ, encoded by the coding sequence ATGTACCTCCCCTGGACCGACGCCCGCAGGAAGCTGCTCGGCGCGCTGTTGTGCACCCTCTCCGTCGCGGCCTGCGGGCCGACGCCGGGGGCCGAGCCGGCCGCCACGCCCACGGGCACCGGGAAGCAGCCCGTCGTCTACGGCACGGACAACCGCATGGACGTGTACGCGCACGCGGACGCCACCCTGCGCGCCCGCGCCCAGCAGGCCACCGTAGCGCTGATGACCCCGTCGGAAATCGACGCGTCCAACCCCAACGACGTCACCTTCATCGCGGACACGCTGGAGGACGCCTACGGCCTGTGCAGCAACCAGCGCTTCCTGAACGACCTGACGCCGGCGTTCTGCTCGGGCACGCTCATCGACGATGACCTGGTGCTCACCGCGGGCCACTGCGTCACCAACGCCTCGGAGTGCAGCGACACACGCTTCGTCTTCAACTTCTACCGCACGTCCGCCAGCGGCATGCAGACGGTGACGACGCAGGACATCTTCTCCTGCAGCTCCATCGTCGTGCGCCAGGAGGCCACGGTGAACGGGCGCACCCTGGACTTCGCCATTGTCCGGCTGGACCGCGCGGCCACCCCGCGCTTCACGCCGGCCCCGGTGCGCACGGCCGCCACCGCGCTGGCGGTGGGTGCCAACGTGGCCGTCATCGGCTCGGGCAGCGGCATCCCCTTCAAGATTGACTCGGGCGGCTCGGTGCGCAACGCGCGCGCGAGCACGCTGGACTACTTCGTCGCCAGCACGGACACCTTCGGCGGCAACTCCGGCTCGGGCGTGTACGAGACGGGCGGCTACACGGTGGCCGGCATCCTGGTGCGCGGCGAGACGGACTACCGCGCGAACGGGAGCTGCTACATCGTCAACACGTGCACGGAGACGGGCTGCCGCGGCGAGGACATCACCTACGTGAAGCCCGCCGTGGACGCACTCTGCGCGGCCTCCACCAGCGCCCGCCTGTGCAACACCACTCCCCCTCCGAGCACCAACTTCACGTACACGGCCACCAACACCAACGGCGCCACCGTCGGCACCACCAACAAGGTGGTGGCCCTGACCGCGGGGCAGAAAATCACCGTGGGCACCTGCGGCGTGACGGGCTCCAGCTTCACAGGGGACACGTACCTGCGCCTGTACGGGCCGGCCGCCACCGAGGTGAGCTCCAACGACGACGCCTGCGGTGGGCGCGGCTCCAGCCTGACGTTCACCGCCGCCACCGCCGGCAACTACGAAATCCGCGCGGGCTGCTACTCCACCGGCAGTTGCGGCGGCACGGTGGCGTGGACAATCGAGACGGGCACCCCGCCGGCCGGCGGCTCGCTCGCGTTCAACGCCACCAACACCAACAACGCCCAGCAGAACACCACCAACCGCGACATCGCCCTCACCGCCGGCCAGAGCATCGCCTTCGGCACCTGCACCGTCGCGGGCGCCTCCGGCACCGGGGACACCTACCTGCGCCTGTACAACGCCGCCGGCCAGCAGGTGGTGGTCAACGACGACGCCTGCGGCTCCCTGTCATACGCCACGTACACCGTGCCCACGGGCGCGGGCGGCACGTACCAGCTCCGCGCGGGCTGCTACGGCAGCACGAGCTGCGGCGGCACGGTGGCCTGGACCATCCAGTAG
- a CDS encoding STAS/SEC14 domain-containing protein: MPFQITVHAQDRILEVVYPPQVTAGDLAEYLAEVKKAMASFDGEWSALVDQSQLRVMPGDVVSAMASLNAYAQLHGMKRSARVVIDPPSGLQAWRMTKRAMLTIPTRTFETRGEALGWLKDPEAD, encoded by the coding sequence ATGCCCTTCCAGATCACCGTCCACGCGCAGGACCGCATCCTCGAGGTCGTCTATCCCCCGCAAGTCACGGCGGGGGACCTCGCCGAGTACCTGGCCGAGGTGAAGAAGGCCATGGCCTCCTTCGACGGGGAGTGGTCCGCGCTGGTGGACCAGTCGCAGCTGCGGGTGATGCCCGGCGACGTGGTGAGCGCCATGGCCAGCCTCAATGCCTACGCGCAGTTGCACGGCATGAAGCGCTCGGCGCGCGTGGTCATCGACCCGCCCTCCGGCCTCCAGGCCTGGCGCATGACGAAGCGGGCCATGCTCACCATCCCCACCCGCACCTTCGAGACGCGCGGCGAGGCCCTGGGGTGGCTGAAGGACCCCGAGGCCGACTGA
- a CDS encoding TonB family protein: MTAACNGAPEVIAMQTDSRVSSSVVVDPSADVLIGQVLHGRFKVLEPLGAGGMGRVYRALQLPLERVVALKVLSPSFSTVLDPDFQRRFLLEASVTAKLRHPNTVTVIDYGKTDDGTFYIAMELLEGRTLAEHLASGPLPWARAVDIAQGICRSLREAHRLGVVHRDLKPANVMLVAEEGGRERDHVKVLDFGLVKSFVVDEGRRAMPEITQGGTFLGSPTYMAPEQARNVADARSDIYSLGVLLFHALVGRPPFVSKDPLELIFAHHKEAPPHLRALRPDLAIPGAVEAVVRRCLEKLPEQRYATMDEVLDALHGASGQTGSGPVSAPHAALSTAPHAQPQGTMVLDISVDEDAVRGPRRVVPWVAVAVGVLALLGLGAGAYLLGARGGPASVAPVAAPAAPVAAAPEPVARAPLAPVRFRVSSEPAGARVFWKGQERGVTPLLLEVLPDADGVATAELTFVLEGYSTDRVVAGGSGEVHFTQRLQRQRGGGSRPAVAATSEPASASALGEGSLSAPELLSAPTPLEAPLPVRPAVGGALEKPAGAAARPSGPINLPEDARPPVESAANVPPEFPQSARAAGREGQVILKVVVTETGQVRDVSVLRGEEPFVSAAVRAVGTWRYQPALLEGRPIAVYRVVKVPFRLR, encoded by the coding sequence GTGACGGCCGCGTGCAACGGTGCCCCCGAGGTCATCGCCATGCAGACAGACTCGCGCGTGTCTTCCAGCGTCGTCGTGGACCCCTCCGCCGATGTGTTGATTGGCCAGGTCCTCCACGGCCGCTTCAAGGTGCTGGAGCCGCTGGGCGCCGGCGGAATGGGGCGGGTGTACCGGGCGCTGCAGCTCCCGCTGGAGCGCGTGGTGGCGCTCAAGGTGCTGAGCCCTTCCTTCTCCACGGTGCTGGACCCGGACTTCCAGCGCCGCTTCCTCCTGGAGGCGAGCGTCACCGCGAAGCTGCGCCACCCCAACACCGTCACCGTCATCGACTACGGCAAGACGGATGACGGCACCTTCTACATCGCCATGGAGTTGCTGGAGGGGCGCACGCTGGCGGAGCACCTCGCGTCCGGCCCGCTGCCCTGGGCGCGCGCGGTGGACATCGCGCAGGGCATCTGCCGCTCGCTGCGCGAGGCGCACCGGCTGGGCGTGGTGCACCGCGACCTCAAGCCCGCCAACGTCATGCTGGTGGCGGAGGAGGGCGGCCGCGAGCGGGACCACGTGAAGGTGCTGGACTTCGGCCTGGTGAAGTCCTTCGTGGTGGATGAGGGCCGGCGGGCCATGCCGGAAATCACCCAGGGCGGCACCTTCCTCGGCTCGCCCACGTACATGGCGCCGGAGCAGGCGCGCAACGTGGCGGACGCGAGGAGCGACATCTACTCGCTGGGCGTGCTGCTCTTCCATGCGCTGGTGGGCCGGCCTCCCTTCGTGTCGAAGGACCCGCTGGAGCTCATCTTCGCGCACCACAAGGAGGCGCCCCCGCACCTGCGCGCGCTGCGTCCGGACCTGGCCATCCCCGGGGCGGTGGAGGCCGTGGTGCGCCGCTGCCTGGAGAAGCTCCCCGAGCAGCGCTACGCCACCATGGACGAGGTGCTGGACGCGCTGCACGGAGCCTCCGGTCAGACGGGCAGTGGCCCCGTCAGCGCCCCGCACGCCGCGCTGTCCACCGCTCCCCACGCGCAGCCGCAGGGCACCATGGTGCTGGACATCAGCGTGGACGAGGACGCCGTGCGCGGCCCCCGTCGTGTCGTGCCATGGGTGGCCGTGGCCGTGGGCGTGCTGGCGCTGCTGGGCCTTGGCGCGGGTGCGTACCTGCTGGGCGCGCGCGGTGGGCCCGCGTCCGTGGCTCCGGTGGCCGCGCCCGCTGCTCCGGTGGCTGCCGCTCCGGAGCCTGTCGCGCGGGCGCCCCTCGCTCCGGTGCGCTTCCGCGTCTCCAGCGAGCCCGCGGGGGCGCGCGTCTTCTGGAAGGGACAGGAGCGCGGCGTCACGCCGCTGCTGCTGGAGGTGCTGCCGGACGCGGATGGCGTGGCCACCGCGGAGCTGACCTTCGTGCTGGAGGGCTACTCGACGGACCGCGTGGTGGCGGGAGGCTCGGGCGAGGTGCACTTCACCCAGCGCTTGCAGCGCCAGCGGGGCGGAGGGAGCCGGCCCGCCGTGGCGGCCACCTCCGAGCCTGCGTCCGCGTCCGCGCTTGGAGAAGGGAGCCTGAGCGCGCCGGAACTGCTGAGTGCCCCGACGCCCCTGGAGGCGCCTCTTCCGGTACGGCCCGCGGTGGGAGGGGCCCTGGAGAAGCCGGCGGGCGCGGCGGCGCGGCCCTCGGGGCCCATCAACCTGCCGGAGGACGCGAGGCCGCCGGTGGAGTCGGCCGCCAACGTACCGCCCGAGTTCCCCCAGTCCGCGCGCGCCGCCGGGCGGGAGGGGCAGGTCATCCTCAAGGTCGTCGTCACCGAGACGGGCCAGGTGCGCGACGTCAGCGTCCTGAGGGGCGAGGAGCCCTTCGTCTCCGCGGCGGTGCGTGCGGTGGGCACCTGGCGCTACCAGCCGGCCCTGCTGGAGGGCCGGCCCATTGCCGTCTACCGCGTGGTGAAGGTGCCCTTCCGCCTGCGCTGA
- a CDS encoding S9 family peptidase: MPPWSPLSRALAAMALVPTLALATPQPPAPPPTKAPAAKLTPRPSKQYTVEQFMKTTSVRGASFSPDEKRLLFSSNQTGIYNLFSVPVAGGKPTQLTRATDSTWAVGYFPKDERILFERDQGGNELSHVYVRTPDGKEKDLTPGDKHRADFFGWSHDDSAFFLRSNERDERFMDLYRYDVKTYARTLFYQNDDGNDPADVSPDQKWLALDKSNTTSDSDVYLYNVATKELKHLTPHKGAAAWRTATFTPDSSALYLHTDEGSEFTRIVRYVLATGKMEEVEKADWDIMYTSFSRNGAWRVTGINEDARTVIRIHDVKAGKPLTLPQLPEGDLNGVVMARSEKRMAFFVKGDRAPTDLYVHDFGTKKTLRLTDSLNPEIDPKDLVDSQGVRFKSFDGMEIPNVLYKPHQATPENKLPALVYVHGGPGGQTRKGYNPLFQYLVNSGYVVLGINNRGSSGYGKTFFTADDQKHGKEPLQDCLEAKKYLASLPYVDASRIGIIGGSYGGYMTLAALAFHPDSFNVGVDIFGVSNWLRTLKNVPPYWESFRQALYQEMGNPETQEEMLRAASPLFHADKIRKPLLVIQGANDPRVLKVESDEIVQAVKKNKVPVEYVVFPDEGHGFTKKKNEIEAYSRTRAFLDQYLKQASATN; this comes from the coding sequence ATGCCACCCTGGTCCCCTTTGTCCCGAGCACTCGCCGCCATGGCGCTCGTGCCCACCCTGGCGCTGGCCACGCCGCAGCCGCCGGCCCCGCCGCCCACGAAGGCGCCCGCCGCGAAGCTCACCCCGCGCCCGTCGAAGCAGTACACCGTCGAGCAGTTCATGAAGACGACCAGCGTGCGGGGCGCGTCCTTCTCCCCGGACGAGAAGCGGCTGCTCTTCTCGTCCAACCAGACGGGCATCTACAACCTCTTCTCCGTGCCGGTGGCGGGCGGCAAGCCCACGCAGCTCACGCGCGCCACGGACAGCACCTGGGCCGTGGGCTACTTCCCGAAGGACGAGCGCATCCTCTTCGAGAGGGACCAGGGCGGCAACGAGCTGTCCCACGTCTACGTCCGTACGCCGGACGGCAAGGAGAAGGACCTGACGCCGGGCGACAAGCACCGCGCGGACTTCTTCGGCTGGAGCCATGACGACTCCGCCTTCTTCCTGCGCAGCAACGAGCGCGACGAGCGCTTCATGGACCTGTACCGCTACGACGTGAAGACGTACGCGCGCACCCTGTTCTACCAGAACGACGACGGCAATGACCCCGCCGACGTGTCCCCGGACCAGAAGTGGTTGGCGCTCGACAAGTCCAACACCACGTCCGACAGCGACGTCTACCTCTACAACGTCGCCACGAAGGAGCTGAAGCACCTGACGCCGCACAAGGGCGCCGCGGCCTGGAGGACGGCCACCTTCACCCCGGACTCCTCCGCGCTGTACCTGCACACCGACGAGGGCTCGGAGTTCACCCGCATCGTCCGCTACGTGCTGGCCACCGGGAAGATGGAGGAGGTGGAGAAGGCGGACTGGGACATCATGTACACGTCCTTCTCGCGCAACGGCGCCTGGCGTGTCACCGGCATCAACGAGGACGCCCGCACCGTCATCCGCATCCACGACGTGAAGGCCGGCAAGCCGCTCACCCTGCCGCAACTGCCCGAGGGCGACCTCAACGGCGTGGTGATGGCCCGCAGCGAGAAGCGCATGGCCTTCTTCGTGAAGGGCGACCGCGCGCCCACGGACCTGTACGTCCATGACTTCGGCACGAAGAAGACCCTGCGACTGACGGACTCGCTCAACCCCGAAATCGACCCGAAGGACCTGGTGGACTCGCAAGGGGTGCGCTTCAAGTCCTTCGACGGGATGGAGATTCCGAACGTCCTCTACAAGCCGCACCAGGCCACGCCCGAGAACAAGCTGCCCGCGCTCGTCTATGTGCACGGTGGGCCGGGTGGGCAGACGCGCAAGGGCTACAACCCGCTCTTCCAGTACCTCGTCAATAGCGGCTACGTGGTGCTGGGCATCAACAACCGCGGCAGCTCCGGCTACGGCAAGACGTTCTTCACGGCGGACGACCAGAAGCACGGCAAGGAGCCGCTCCAGGACTGTCTGGAGGCGAAGAAGTACCTCGCCAGCCTGCCGTACGTGGACGCCTCGCGCATCGGCATCATCGGCGGCAGCTACGGCGGCTACATGACGCTGGCGGCCCTGGCCTTCCACCCGGACAGCTTCAACGTGGGCGTGGACATCTTCGGCGTGTCCAACTGGCTGCGCACGCTGAAGAACGTGCCGCCCTACTGGGAGTCCTTCCGCCAGGCGCTCTACCAGGAGATGGGCAACCCGGAGACGCAGGAGGAGATGCTCCGCGCCGCGTCGCCGCTCTTCCACGCGGACAAGATTCGAAAGCCGCTGCTCGTCATCCAGGGCGCCAATGACCCGCGCGTGTTGAAGGTGGAGTCGGACGAAATCGTCCAGGCGGTGAAGAAGAACAAGGTGCCCGTCGAGTACGTCGTCTTCCCCGACGAGGGCCACGGCTTCACCAAGAAGAAGAACGAGATTGAGGCCTACTCGCGCACGCGTGCCTTCCTGGACCAGTACCTCAAGCAGGCCAGCGCGACGAACTGA
- a CDS encoding alpha/beta fold hydrolase — protein sequence MPSWQAVSLALTALALVPTLAPAAPRPPVTRPSKQYTIEQFMETTDVFGASFSPDEKRVLFTSNPTGVFNVFSVPVTGGKPTQLTHSTTDATFAVGYFPKDERVLFTRDQAGNGLTHLYVRTPDGKETDLTPGDKVRAGFQGWSHDGSAFYVSSNARDERFMDLYRHDTKTYAGTLVFQNDDGFDLGKVSPDGQRLSLEKSRSLSDSDVHLYDFGTKEVKHLTPHQGDASWKTATFAPDSSAMYLLTNEGSEFTRVVRYVLATGKREEMEKADWDITSMAFSRNGAWRVTGINEHGRALLRVHDVKAGRPLAVKLPEGSISDVELARGGKRMAFHLTDDRAPNNLYVFDFGTKKATRLTDTLSPAIDAKDLVVAEVVRYTSFDGLEIPSILYKPLQATPQNKLPAVVWVHGGPGDQAYRGYISFIQYLVNAGYVVLAPNNRGSSGYGKAFVTADDKKHGKEPLRDVVEAKKYLTGLPYVDGSRVGVLGASYGGYMALAALAFHPDTFDVGVDAFGPSDWVSMLKNIPPYWESFRQAMYQELGNPDTEAEQLRAISPAFHAYTIRKPLLVIQGANDPKVLKAQSDQMVEAVKKNNVPVDYLVLPDEGHGFSSKKSELESSTRIRTFLDTYLKQSPATARPAN from the coding sequence ATGCCGTCCTGGCAGGCCGTGTCCCTCGCGCTCACAGCCCTGGCGCTCGTCCCCACCCTGGCGCCGGCCGCGCCGCGGCCGCCCGTCACCCGCCCGTCGAAGCAGTACACCATCGAGCAGTTCATGGAGACGACGGACGTGTTCGGCGCGTCCTTCTCCCCCGACGAGAAGCGGGTGCTCTTCACGTCCAACCCGACGGGCGTCTTCAACGTCTTCTCCGTGCCGGTGACGGGCGGCAAGCCGACGCAGCTCACCCACTCCACCACGGACGCGACGTTCGCCGTGGGCTACTTCCCGAAGGACGAGCGCGTCCTCTTCACGCGAGACCAGGCGGGCAACGGGCTGACGCACCTCTACGTGCGCACGCCGGACGGCAAGGAGACGGACCTCACCCCCGGCGACAAGGTGCGCGCCGGCTTCCAGGGCTGGAGCCACGACGGCTCCGCCTTCTACGTCTCCAGCAACGCGCGCGATGAGCGCTTCATGGACCTGTACCGCCATGACACGAAGACGTACGCGGGCACCCTCGTCTTCCAGAACGACGACGGCTTCGATTTGGGGAAGGTGTCCCCGGACGGCCAGCGGCTCTCCCTGGAGAAGTCCCGCTCCCTGTCCGACAGCGATGTGCACCTGTATGACTTCGGCACGAAGGAGGTGAAGCACCTCACCCCGCACCAGGGCGACGCCAGCTGGAAGACGGCGACCTTCGCGCCGGACTCCTCCGCGATGTACCTGCTCACCAACGAGGGCTCCGAGTTCACCCGCGTGGTGCGCTACGTGCTGGCCACCGGGAAGCGGGAAGAAATGGAGAAGGCGGACTGGGACATCACGTCCATGGCCTTCTCGCGCAATGGCGCGTGGCGCGTCACCGGCATCAACGAGCATGGCCGCGCCCTGCTCCGGGTCCACGACGTGAAGGCGGGCAGGCCGCTCGCCGTGAAGCTTCCCGAGGGCAGCATCTCCGACGTGGAACTGGCCCGCGGAGGGAAGCGCATGGCCTTCCACCTGACCGATGACCGCGCGCCCAACAACCTCTACGTCTTCGACTTCGGCACGAAGAAGGCCACGCGGCTGACGGACACGCTCAGCCCCGCCATCGACGCGAAGGACCTCGTGGTCGCCGAGGTGGTCCGCTACACGTCCTTCGACGGACTGGAGATTCCGAGCATCCTCTACAAGCCGCTCCAGGCCACGCCCCAGAACAAGCTGCCCGCGGTCGTCTGGGTGCACGGCGGCCCCGGTGACCAGGCGTACCGGGGCTACATCAGCTTCATCCAGTACCTCGTCAACGCGGGCTACGTGGTGCTCGCGCCCAACAACCGCGGCAGCTCCGGCTACGGCAAGGCGTTCGTCACGGCGGATGACAAGAAGCACGGCAAGGAGCCGCTCCGGGACGTCGTGGAGGCGAAGAAGTACCTCACCGGCCTGCCGTACGTGGACGGCTCCCGCGTGGGCGTCCTCGGCGCGAGCTACGGCGGCTACATGGCGCTGGCCGCCCTGGCCTTCCACCCGGACACCTTCGACGTGGGCGTGGACGCCTTCGGCCCGTCCGACTGGGTGAGCATGCTGAAGAACATCCCCCCGTACTGGGAGTCCTTCCGCCAGGCGATGTACCAGGAGCTGGGCAACCCGGACACGGAAGCGGAGCAACTGCGTGCAATCTCCCCCGCCTTCCATGCGTACACCATTCGCAAGCCGCTGCTCGTCATCCAGGGCGCCAATGACCCGAAGGTGCTCAAGGCGCAGTCGGACCAGATGGTCGAGGCCGTGAAGAAGAACAACGTCCCCGTCGACTACCTGGTCCTCCCGGACGAGGGCCACGGCTTCAGCAGCAAGAAGAGCGAGCTGGAGAGCTCCACCCGCATCCGCACCTTCCTGGACACGTACCTCAAGCAGTCCCCCGCGACGGCTCGGCCCGCGAACTGA
- a CDS encoding pilus assembly protein PilB, producing MRLGELLLHLGLVTREQLEAALAYHSRWHCRLGEALVYLRLLTPEQVQRALSSQLRVPFVRGEQMEKVPAAVVRSVPADVLTRLRVCPLRVERQGSRGILYVATDQPENLPALDELSFITHFTVRPVLALPDDIERTLRHHGLSGTRGIAPLELAPDDGPALEITRGGEP from the coding sequence ATGCGGTTGGGGGAGCTGCTGCTTCACCTGGGACTGGTGACGCGGGAGCAATTGGAAGCGGCGCTGGCGTACCACTCGCGGTGGCACTGCCGGCTGGGCGAGGCGCTGGTGTACCTGCGGCTGCTCACGCCGGAGCAGGTACAGCGAGCGCTGTCCAGCCAGCTCAGGGTGCCCTTCGTCCGGGGTGAGCAGATGGAGAAGGTGCCGGCCGCGGTGGTGAGGAGCGTCCCGGCGGACGTGCTGACGCGGCTGAGGGTGTGCCCGCTGCGCGTGGAACGCCAGGGCTCGCGCGGCATCCTCTACGTGGCGACCGACCAGCCAGAGAACCTGCCTGCCCTGGACGAGCTGTCGTTCATCACCCACTTTACCGTGCGCCCGGTGCTCGCCCTGCCGGACGACATCGAGCGGACGCTGCGCCACCACGGCCTGTCCGGCACGCGGGGCATCGCCCCCCTGGAGCTGGCGCCCGACGACGGGCCCGCCCTGGAAATCACGCGGGGAGGTGAGCCCTAG
- a CDS encoding class I SAM-dependent methyltransferase has protein sequence MHDSQTTPISTAPNLLPAQRNQLVVPVPEDSFREAFEEAREWLDNVHERMLGGPDEVLRQNMHSLHLGLITLRRRWSPEVWRRFCKETAKKHPLRPFLHQCPFTRRAFERPRGYAGDAVLIDYLYMDRAADELHAGREIYKYMHQQPSSLSVRERKLLLARAIDDTAERVPGGARILSVACGHLREAESSRAVVEHRVGELIAFDQDPLSLAEISHHNPLDVVKPVCGSVRALLSGKTKFQDMDFVYSAGLYDYLSDSVATRLTGLLFGMLRSGGRMLVANFAMYPPETGYMEAFMDWWLIYRDEDGMRALLGEVPLDQLASVRLYRDSQDNVIYLELTRR, from the coding sequence ATGCACGATTCCCAGACCACTCCCATCAGCACCGCCCCGAACCTGCTCCCTGCCCAGCGCAACCAGCTGGTCGTCCCGGTGCCCGAGGACTCGTTCCGGGAAGCCTTCGAGGAAGCACGAGAGTGGCTCGACAACGTCCACGAGCGGATGTTGGGCGGCCCCGACGAGGTACTGCGGCAGAACATGCACTCGTTGCACCTGGGCCTCATCACCCTGCGACGGCGGTGGAGCCCGGAGGTATGGCGGCGCTTCTGCAAGGAGACGGCGAAGAAGCACCCGCTGCGGCCCTTCCTGCACCAGTGCCCCTTCACGCGCCGCGCGTTCGAGCGCCCCCGCGGGTACGCCGGGGACGCGGTCCTCATCGACTACCTCTACATGGACCGGGCCGCGGACGAGCTGCACGCGGGCCGTGAAATCTACAAGTACATGCACCAGCAGCCCAGCTCGCTCAGCGTCCGCGAGCGGAAGCTCCTGCTGGCGCGGGCCATCGACGACACGGCCGAGCGCGTCCCCGGCGGCGCGCGCATCCTCTCCGTGGCGTGTGGCCACCTGCGCGAGGCCGAGTCCTCGCGCGCGGTGGTCGAGCACCGCGTGGGTGAGCTCATCGCCTTCGACCAGGACCCGCTGAGCCTGGCGGAGATTTCCCACCACAACCCGCTCGACGTGGTGAAGCCGGTGTGCGGCTCGGTGCGCGCGCTCCTGTCGGGCAAGACGAAGTTCCAGGACATGGACTTCGTCTACTCGGCGGGCCTCTACGACTACCTCTCGGACTCCGTGGCCACGCGCCTTACCGGGCTGCTGTTCGGCATGCTGCGCTCGGGCGGGAGGATGCTGGTGGCCAACTTCGCCATGTACCCGCCGGAGACGGGCTACATGGAGGCCTTCATGGACTGGTGGCTCATCTACCGCGACGAGGACGGCATGCGCGCGCTGCTGGGCGAGGTGCCCCTGGACCAGCTCGCCTCCGTGCGCCTGTACCGGGACAGTCAGGACAACGTCATCTACCTGGAGCTGACGCGGCGTTGA